The following are from one region of the Aspergillus luchuensis IFO 4308 DNA, chromosome 4, nearly complete sequence genome:
- a CDS encoding glycoside hydrolase family 35 protein (CAZy:GH35;~COG:G;~EggNog:ENOG410PGTY;~InterPro:IPR019801,IPR025300,IPR025972,IPR037110, IPR008979,IPR036833,IPR018954,IPR017853,IPR001944, IPR031330;~PFAM:PF13363,PF10435,PF01301,PF13364;~SECRETED:SignalP(1-18);~go_function: GO:0004553 - hydrolase activity, hydrolyzing O-glycosyl compounds [Evidence IEA];~go_process: GO:0005975 - carbohydrate metabolic process [Evidence IEA]) produces the protein MKASFLLSVGLAAKACLGLVTAPKYVRQENTTAPSLQDIVTWDEYSIRVHGERVLLLSGEFHPFRLPSPGLWLDVFQKVRALGFSAVSFYVDWALLEGERGSIRADGVFALEEFFQAATEAGLYLTARPGPYINAEVSGGGFPGWLKRVQGRLKTTDQGYLDAITPYMQAIGRIIAKAQITNGGPVILFQPENEYTACVQNVGYTQINNYSMPDYNSSCLQKEYMAYVEDQYRKAGVVVPFIVNDAQPMGNFAPGTGVGAVDIYSFDYYPMHWSTAPSDPSNWSSVVNPLLSYNETVHEEQSPTTPFSISEFQGGVPDGWGGVGVDTSAAYIGPEFARVFYKINYSFRTAIQNLYMIFGGTNWGNLGHPGGYTSYDVGAAIAEDRGVIREKYSELKLQSNFLQASPAYLESHPENGSYGIYTDTTSLAVTRLAGNPTNFYVVRHGELTSQESTSYKLRVNTTAGSLTIPQLGGTLSLNGRDSKIHLVDYNVGDVSLIYSSAELFTWKQTGSKSVVVFYGGEDELHEFAVPANLGKPASIEGDDLQIQQINSTTVIQWAVQPSRRVVHFGNTLEVHLLWRNEAYNYWVLDLPVPGAIGRHVSQSHANRSVIVKAGYLLRTAELTGTSLYLTGDINTTTTLELISAPQPVTSIFFNNQSVQTSVTSGRLTGTLTYHKPNINLPDLTTLNWHYLNTLPEVRDPTYNDDLWTPCTHTTTANPRNLTTPTSLYASDYGYNGGSLLYRGTFTATGNESSLYLLTEGGYAYGYSIWLNNTFLTSWLGEPLYMFSNQTITFPSSLTPGTTYTLTILIDHLGNDENFPANGDFMKDPRGILDYTLHGRDDKSAISWKITGNFGGEHYADLTRGPLNEGAFFAERKGYHLPGAPVEKWTKRSPFEGLPEDEAPGVGFFATTFDLNIPDGYDVPISVVFENSTTVGNGSEPASFRSELFVNGWQFGKYVSHIGPQLSFPVPEGILDYNGSNYLAVTIWAMDESSFKLDGLRLQANAVLQSGYRKPSLVKGEAYKERAGSY, from the exons ATGAAGGCCtccttcttgctttctgTCGGTCTGGCTGCGAAGGCTTGCTTGGGCCTTGTTACCGCCCCAAAATATGTTCGTCAGGAGAATACCACAGccccttctcttcaagaCATTGTGACGTGGGATGAGTACTCCATTCGGGTTCACGGAGAGCGCGTTCTTCTCTTATCCGGAGAGTTTCACCCCTTCCGTCTCCCATCCCCAGGACTCTGGCTTGATGTCTTCCAGAAAGTCCGCGCGCTTGGGTTCTCAGCTGTGTCATTCTACGTCGATTGGGCTCTGCTTGAGGGTGAGCGAGGCTCTATCCGGGCGGACGGAGTTTTCGCTCTCGAAGAATTCTTTCAGGCTGCTACAGAAGCCGGTTTGTATCTAACTGCTCGTCCTGGTCCTTATATTAACGCCGAAGTTTCTGGGGGCGGATTTCCTGGCTGGTTGAAAAGGGTGCAAGGCCGTCTCAAAACTACAGACCAAGGCTACTTGGATGCCATCACTCCCTATATGCAGGCGATAGGACGCATAATCGCGAAGGCGCAGATCACAAATGGTGGCCCGGTGATATTATTCCAACCCGAAAACGAGTATACGGCTTGCGTGCAGAACGTAGGCTACACGCAAATCAACAACTACTCTATGCCCGACTATAACAGTTCCTGTCTTCAGAAGGAATATATGGCTTACGTGGAAGATCAGTATCGAAAGGCTGGAGTAGTTGTGCCGTTCATCGTCAATGATGCTCAACCTATGGGCAACTTCGCTCCTGGCACGGGAGTCGGCGCTGTGGATATTTACAGCTTTGATTATTATCCCATGCATTGGAGCACAGCAC CATCCGATCCGTCAAATTGGTCATCTGTGGTAAACCCACTGCTCTCCTACAATGAAACAGTCCATGAGGAGCAGAGCCCGACCACGCCGTTCTCCATCTCAGAATTCCAAGGTGGAGTGCCTGACGGTTG gggtggtgttggtgtcgaTACCTCAGCCGCATACATCGGTCCTGAATTCGCACGCGTCTTCTACAAGATAAATTACAGCTTTCGCACTGCTATCCAAAATCTCTACATG ATTTTTGGAGGAACAAATTGGGGCAACTTGGGCCATCCTGGTGGTTACACCTCGTACGATGTGGGTGCTGCTATCGCCGAAGATCGCGGAGTCATCCGCGAGAAATACAGTGAGTTGAAGCTACAATCCAACTTCCTACAGGCATCTCCTGCATATCTCGAGTCACACCCCGAAAACGGGAGTTATGGAATCTACACGGACACCACATCCCTCGCAGTAACCCGATTAGCCGGGAATCCCACCAACTTCTACGTGGTACGCCATGGAGAGTTAACATCGCAAGAGTCGACTTCATATAAGCTGCGCGTGAACACTACCGCAGGTAGCTTGACAATTCCTCAGCTGGGTGGAACACTAAGTTTGAATGGCCGAGATTCAAAGATTCATTTAGTCGACTACAACGTCGGCGACGTAAGTCTGATTTATTCCTCGGCGGAGCTATTTACCTGGAAGCAGACAGGCTCCAAGTCAGTGGTTGTTTTCTatggaggtgaagatgagcTCCATGAATTTGCCGTCCCTGCAAATCTAGGGAAACCAGCTTCCATTGAAGGCGACGATTTGCAGATTCAGCAGATCAACTCGACCACCGTGATACAATGGGCAGTCCAACCCTCACGCCGAGTTGTGCATTTCGGCAACACCCTCGAGGTGCATCTCCTCTGGCGCAACGAGGCATACAACTACTGGGTCCTCGACCTACCCGTCCCAGGGGCCATAGGCCGACATGTCTCTCAGTCTCACGCCAACCGATCTGTCATCGTCAAGGCCGGGTATCTTCTACGAACTGCCGAACTCACTGGCACGTCCCTCTATTTGACAGGCGatatcaacaccaccactacaCTCGAGCTCATTTCCGCCCCTCAGCCAGTGACCAGCATTTTCTTCAACAACCAAAGCGTCCAAACCAGCGTCACATCTGGCCGTCTCACCGGCACCCTCACCTATCACAAGCCCAACATCAACCTACCAGACCTCACAACCCTCAACTGGCACTacctcaacaccctcccagAGGTCCGCGATCCCACATACAACGACGACCTCTGGACTCCCTGCACGCACACCACAACCGCAAACCCACGCAACCTTACAACTCCAACATCCCTCTACGCCAGCGACTATGGCTACAATGGCGGTTCCCTTCTCTACCGAGGAACCTTCACGGCTACCGGGAATGAGTCCTCCCTCTACCTCCTCACCGAAGGAGGCTACGCCTACGGCTACTCCATCTGGCTCAACAACACATTCCTCACCTCCTGGCTAGGAGAGCCGTTGTATATGTTCTCCAACCAAACAATCaccttcccatcctctcTCACTCCCGGAACCACCTACACGTTAACGATCCTAATCGACCATCTCGGCAACGACGAAAACTTCCCCGCGAACGGCGATTTTATGAAAGATCCACGTGGAATCCTAGATTACACCCTCCACGGCCGCGACGACAAGTCAGCCATATCGTGGAAAATAACGGGCAATTTTGGTGGAGAGCATTATGCTGACTTAACTCGAGGTCCACTCAATGAGGGGGCGTTCTTTGCTGAGCGGAAGGGGTATCATCTCCCCGGTGCCCCGGTGGAGAAGTGGACGAAGAGGTCTCCGTTTGAGGGACTTCCGGAGGATGAGGCACCCGGAGTGGGGTTCTTTGCGACAACGTTTGATCTGAATATTCCTGATGGGTATGATGTGCCTATTAGTGTTGTCTTTGAGAATAGCACTACGGTGGGTAATGGATCGGAGCCTGCAAGTTTTCGGTCGGAGTTGTTTGTGAATGGGTGGCAGTTTGGGAAGTATG TTAGTCACATCGGCCCGCAGCTTAGCTTTCCCGTCCCAGAGGGTATCTTGGACTATAATGGGAGCAATTATCTTGCTGTGACTATCTGGGCTATGGATGAGAGCTCGTTCAAGTTGGATGGATTGCGGTTGCAGGCTAATGCGGTGCTGCAGAGTGGGTATCGCAAGCCAAGCCTTGTGAAGGGAGAAGCGTACAAGGAGAGAGCTGGTAGCTATTAA
- a CDS encoding uncharacterized protein (COG:S;~EggNog:ENOG410PU9F) translates to MFQWYMRSSKCYVYLSDIPSDYGEIPLSEQAGSSVEPARRRRPSKYDAMINGPFAKCRWLTRGWTLQELIAPKDLTFYGSGWNFLGTKASMTALLSTVTGIDQRVLRDSTDTKESLRSVCVAQKMSWAAKRRTSKIEDEAYCLLGLFDVHMPILYGEGKGAFIRLQEEIIKSSDDHTIFAWNYCNIEQESQYTVLAPSSSCFLKNVVEWSRPRNSGPYAMTNRGLRISLPVIYQNRPKDSCLALLDCHYDDDVTGTLALPLTPRPDNTFDIDYDISRGRVVRVDLGLETTAMTRDLYIRSQSNVPDRGPQLTCQFHFNRDDSKSASLRITEFYPSRIWDAGNHRLRLASNDSTSLETWAAVRLQDSHERAIGVVFRVSPQRRPEGTTTFNVHGWIYMQTMRPEMTLSHVVDQVIRGCASASAYEYGNHGSYTLALGRRHSMVATNTIVNGNGSETLMNVTVADRYSPCTLRRVFGATPKPPKATETLSKEKDLRTSVSTD, encoded by the coding sequence ATGTTCCAATGGTACATGCGATCAAGCAAGTGCTATGTTTACTTGTCTGACATCCCCAGCGACTACGGTGAAATTCCGCTCAGTGAGCAAGCCGGAAGCTCTGTCGAACCCGCCAGAAGACGCAGGCCTAGTAAGTACGATGCGATGATCAATGGGCCCTTTGCAAAATGCCGCTGGCTCACCCGAGGGTGGACATTGCAGGAGTTGATTGCGCCTAAGGATTTGACCTTTTATGGGTCTGGTTGGAACTTCCTTGGTACAAAAGCATCAATGACAGCCCTCCTCTCTACCGTCACTGGGATAGACCAGCGCGTTCTTAGAGACTCGACAGACACAAAAGAGTCACTGAGATCAGTGTGTGTCGCACAAAAAATGTCATGGGCAGCTAAGAGGCGGACTTCCAAGATAGAGGATGAAGCATATTGTCTCCTCGGTCTGTTTGATGTTCATATGCCTATTCTCTATGGCGAGGGCAAAGGTGCATTTATTAGACTTCAGGAGGAAATCATCAAGAGTTCCGATGATCACACCATTTTCGCATGGAACTATTGCAACATTGAGCAAGAGAGCCAGTATACCGTCCTTGCTCCGTCCTCATCCTGCTTCCTCAAGAATGTCGTTGAGTGGTCACGTCCGCGTAACAGTGGGCCATACGCAATGACCAACCGAGGCCTCCGCATTTCGCTCCCCGTCATATATCAAAACCGACCTAAGGATAGCTGCCTCGCGCTCTTGGACTGCCATTATGACGATGATGTCACAGGCACCTTGGCCCTTCCTCTTACTCCTCGACCAGACAACACCTTTGACATCGATTATGATATCTCGCGGGGACGGGTAGTGAGAGTTGATTTGGGACTAGAAACAACAGCCATGACTCGAGACCTCTATATCCGATCACAGTCCAATGTTCCTGACCGGGGTCCACAACTGACATGTCAATTCCACTTCAATCGGGATGATTCCAAATCAGCGAGTCTGCGCATAACGGAATTCTACCCATCGCGGATCTGGGACGCTGGAAATCACCGACTGCGACTTGCTTCCAACGACTCGACTTCCCTGGAAACATGGGCTGCTGTTAGGTTACAGGACTCCCACGAAAGAGCCATCGGAGTTGTGTTCCGCGTATCACCACAAAGGAGGCCAGAGGGCACAACGACCTTCAATGTACATGGTTGGATCTACATGCAGACTATGAGGCCCGAAATGACCCTCTCGCATGTGGTCGATCAGGTCATTCGCGGCTGCGCCTCAGCTTCAGCTTATGAATACGGGAACCATGGATCCTACACCCTTGCCTTAGGCCGAAGACATAGCATGGTTGCGACCAACACTATAGTCAATGGGAATGGCTCAGAGACGCTCATGAACGTGACTGTGGCTGATCGGTATTCGCCTTGCACGTTGCGACGTGTCTTTGGCGCGACTCCGAAACCCCCGAAAGCTACAGAAACACTttccaaggagaaggatcTCCGAACAAGCGTGTCTACAGATTAG
- a CDS encoding uncharacterized protein (COG:S;~EggNog:ENOG410Q2A8;~InterPro:IPR001077,IPR036388,IPR016461,IPR029063, IPR036390;~PFAM:PF00891;~go_function: GO:0008168 - methyltransferase activity [Evidence IEA];~go_function: GO:0008171 - O-methyltransferase activity [Evidence IEA]) encodes MFIMSSNSCHANGVSQKPFDGLIRQVAQAADAFQHSQNEADRLAALQAAQKLVEVFQKPQDAVYNLAYSPTQVMCVRIAMDLGIFSTLSERNGPVTLEDLAATKGADLVLTERVLRILAGIGYVAEHDVRVYIPTKMTRQMTDRLSGAVVRFIFDIGMPTLAKVPEFLRMTNFRNPSGAQNGALQYAEKTEMSLWDWVPTKPGFLDVCNTFMEADRGSRPSWLEWFPVKERIIDGFKEGESNVLLVDIAGGRGHDLVAFQSKFSEVPGRLILEDLPHVVAEATQHPKIEHVSFDLFKAQPIQGARTYYMKFILHDWSDEESRLILSHLGAAMKKGYSKLIIEEFVLADKECAMLPAMWDWEMLIFCNSMERTASQWMKVLDSAGFKIVKFWAPPGDGQSIIEAELK; translated from the exons ATGTTCATCATGTCTAGCAATAGTTGTCACGCCAATGGCGTCTCTCAAAAGCCATTCGACGGTCTGATTCGGCAGGTCGCGCAGGCTGCAGATGCTTTTCAACATAGTCAAAACGAAGCGGATCGCTTGGCTGCCCTCCAGGCGGCGCAGAAGCTGGTGGAGGTGTTTCAGAAGCCGCAAGATGCAGTGTATAATCTAGCTTACTCG CCCACCCAAGTGATGTGTGTGCGCATCGCCATGGACCTTGGTATTTTCTCCACGCTCAGTGAGCGGAATGGTCCAGTTACGCTGGAGGATCTGGCAGCCACGAAAGGGGCAGATCTTGTCCTGACTG AAAGGGTGCTGCGTATCCTTGCAGGGATTGGATACGTTGCAGAACATGATGTACGGGTCTACATCCCCACCAAGATGACCAGGCAGATGACAGACAGACTTAGCGGGGCCGTAGTGAGATTCAT CTTCGATATCGGTATGCCTACCTTGGCTAAAGTACCCGAGTTTCTGCGTATGACCAACTTCCGAAACCCATCGGGTGCTCAGAATGGTGCATTACAGTACGCAGAGAAGACAGAAATGTCGCTGTGGGACTGGGTGCCGACCAAACCAGGTTTCTTGGACGTTTGCAATACTTTTATGGAAGCAGACCGCGGGAGCCGGCCTAGCTGGCTCGAGTGGTTTCCTGTCAAGGAGAGGATTATTGACGGATTCAAAGAAGGCGAAAGTAACGTCCTCTTGGTGGACATAGCAGGTGGGCGCGGCCATGATTTGGTTGCTTTCCAATCCAAATTCTCTGAAGTGCCGGGACGGCTCATCTTGGAAGATCTGCCTCATGTCGTGGCTGAGGCTACTCAGCACCCCAAAATTGAGCATGTATCGTTTGACCTGTTCAAGGCACAGCCAATACAAG GTGCGCGCACCTATTACATGAAATTCATCCTTCACGACTGGTCAGACGAGGAAAGTCGCCTGATCCTGAGTCATCTTGGAGCAGCAATGAAAAAGGGATATTCCAAACTGATAATCGAGGAATTCGTATTGGCGGACAAGGAATGTGCGATGCTGCCAGCCATGTGGGACTGGGAGATGTTAATCTTCTGTAACAGCATGGAGCGAACGGCCAGTCAATGGATGAAAGTGCTGGATTCGGCTGGCTTCAAGATTGTGAAATTTTGGGCACCCCCTGGTGACGGACAGAGCATCATCGAGGCGGAGCTGAAATAA
- a CDS encoding uncharacterized protein (COG:S;~EggNog:ENOG410PNDT;~TransMembrane:7 (o12-30i42-63o83-111i123-146o176-195i207-227o247-264i)), translating to MPDDKGPQITAVSWSFGSVAIIVVAIRLYTRLILTRKAGWDDFFIVLSLLSAVVCSGLAQTGVHYGLGKHMADISNGEWKIEAFKYTVIAPNFSMVSTTTGKLSVAVFLLRLMGQTASPAKRWFLYIFSVISIAWNVLAIIAIMGYCRPAEKIWRPEVPGSCFSLKFQLIAGISQASFNAFADLTLALFPVIIFWSVQLPWKMKLGVIAVMGAGILAAAATLVKAILLKSLPVHSDITWSWADITTWYSIEMYVIIICATLPTLRQSYNFALHRTRYAGSYYKRSHSEAAAAAARQKPIPLARRQPDQSLFDTFADETGLVNVASNEDSFVSPGRCSDHTIITKTTEIEVHEENKSKRDIENSHFPRANPFRSGHQWHRTET from the exons ATGCCTGACGACAAAGGCCCACAGATCACTGCCGTGTCCTGGAGCTTTGGAAGCGTGGCGATCATAGTCGTCGCCATTCGACTGTACACCCGGCTAATACTGACTCGCAAAGCAGGCTGGGACGACTTCTTTATTGTTCTTTCCCTG TTGAGCGCTGTTGTATGTTCAGGGTTAGCGCAAACCGGCGTGCATTATGGGCTGGGGAAACACATGGCCGACATTTCCAATGGGGAATGGAAAATCGAGGCCTTCAAATATACTGTCATCGCACCCAACTTCTCCATGGTTTCCACCACAACAGGCAAGCTATCGGTGGCCGTCTTCCTGCTGCGCTTAATGGGCCAGACAGCGTCCCCGGCAAAACGATGGTTCCTATATATCTTCAGTGTAATATCCATTGCTTGGAATGTGCTGGCCATCATTGCCATTATGGGTTACTGCCGGCCtgcggagaagatctggCGGCCAGAGGTTCCCGGCTCCTGCTTTAGCTTGAAGTTTCAGCTGATTGCTGGGATATCGCAAGCCT CATTCAACGCTTTCGCCGACCTTACTTTGGCCTTGTTTCCAGTCATCATTTTCTGGTCCGTCCAGCTGCCCTGGAAAATGAAGCTAGGGGTTATAGCTGTCATGGGCGCAGGAATCCT ggcggcggcagcaaccTTGGTCAAAGCTATTCTTCTAAAAAGCCTTCCGGTCCATTCAGACATAACCT GGTCATGGGCCGATATTACAACATGGTACTC AATTGAG ATGTACGTTATCATAATATGCGCCACTCTCCCCACGCTACGGCAATCATACAACTTTGCCTTGCATCGAACACGCTACGCAGGTTCATACTACAAACGCTCCCACtccgaagcagcagcagcagcagcaagacaGAAACCGATTCCTCTCGCTCGTCGTCAACCCGATCAGTCACTTTTCGATACATTCGCTGACGAAACCGGTTTGGTGAATGTAGCTTCCAACGAAGATAGTTTTGTCTCCCCGGGAAGATGTTCGGACCATACAATTATCACAAAGACGACCGAGATTGAGGTCCACGAGGAAAATAAGTCCAAACGGGATATCGAGAATTCTCATTTCCCGCGTGCGAATCCGTTTAGGAGCGGTCATCAGTGGCATAGGACGGAGACGTGA
- a CDS encoding uncharacterized protein (COG:S;~EggNog:ENOG410PXTK;~TransMembrane:7 (o6-30i42-65o85-110i122-146o166-191i203-222o242-263i)), whose protein sequence is MMPLNHWGITLVVVPIVACAVTTLFILRLYSRRLVRQNFDIGDLLMGIGLVFSYGLTLCTVISALNGVGHDFWSLSRPTRGTVALLFWCSTKIWVLGHVFVKISYLVLLRKLFGAITYWRKLTTALIVFTLAWGIASLLVSIFQCWPVRYFWIKHIDGSCMRGRNTFYIVAGSIALAENFVLVLVPLIVVWGMKLTPRQKVELSLLFGFGGLVCAVGFLRMITFKRYVTADATKNGYLQSIWSIVELNLGIICTSVILMRPIFHRVTKTFKVKCCAMRGQTLNSSDSSKRAQMMRSLSWPRPLSFAGTGSVDEWSQVRASAYSTRVRGSVDETAGFRGEPGHNG, encoded by the exons ATGATGCCACTCAATCATTGGGGCATCACTCTCGTCGTTGTCCCCATTGTGGCATGTGCTGTGACAACCCTCTTCATTCTCCGGTTGTATTCTCGCCGACTTGTCCGTCAGAATTTTGATATCGGGGATCTGTTGATGGGTATAGGGCTTGTCTTCTCATACGGGCTCACCCTCTGTACTGTGATAT CGGCATTGAACGGCGTTGGTCACGATTTCTGGTCCCTCTCCAGACCTACCAGAGGAACAGTCGCTTTG CTCTTCTGGTGCTCAACGAAAATCTGGGTATTAGGCCACGTCTTCGTGAAGATTTCCTACCTCGTTCTGCTCCGTAAGCTTTTCGGAGCCATCACATATTGGCGGAAGCTTACCACCGCGTTGATCGTGTTCACGCTTGCCTGGGGCATTGCTTCCCTGCTTGTCAGCATCTTCCAATGCTGGCCTGTGCGTTATTTCTGGATCAAACATATTGATGGCAGCTGCATGCGTGGGCGAAATACCTTCTACATCGTAGCTGGGTCGATTGCGCTGGCCGAGAATTTCGTATTGGTCTTGGTGCCCTTGATCGTGGTTTGGGGGATGAAACTGACACCCCGACAGAAAGTGGAACTAAGTCTTCTttttggatttggtggatt GGTCTGTGCCGTTGGGTTTCTGCGTATGATCACGTTCAAGAGATATGTGACGGCAGATGCTACCA AAAACGGATACCTCCAGTCCATATGGTCCATTGTCGAACTTAATTTGGGAATCATATGTACTTCGGTGATCTTGATGCGCCCGATCTTCCACCGCGTCACAAAGACATTCAAAGTAAAATGTTGCGCCATGCGTGGCCAAACATTAAATTCCAGCGACTCTTCAAAACGCgcgcagatgatgaggtCGCTGTCATGGCCGAGGCCGTTGTCCTTTGCAGGAACGGGATCAGTGGATGAGTGGTCGCAAGTGCGAGCTTCCGCATACAGTACGCGTGTACGTGGTAGTGTGGATGAAACTGCGGGCTTTAGGGGGGAACCGGGACATAATGGTTGA
- a CDS encoding uncharacterized protein (COG:S;~EggNog:ENOG410PGIZ;~TransMembrane:1 (o20-41i)) has product MPLTTAFSLSTLTPPIHQLPVSPPITLILAFLAYLLLVSTLRLQRARNLYRDYPQYANRASMSQMTVHDAWAIQKNIMQLEFPTTAVKALQFALFRTYGIPTISSLLLHTSQLSDPATSFKRYADTGALIGQFVTCPPTSSRARTAIARTKFLHSGYRASGRILESDMLYTLSLFATEPIRFVERFEWRAMTELEQCAIGTYWKSLGDALDISYHALPSGKSGFRDGLHFLEELRQWSDHYEEENMRPDHRNRLVANKTMDVIVYGFPEWVRGVAVGFATCVMDNRLREAMMYEAPPMWYRRIFMGLVALRKYFLRYFGLPRPMVLRQEVFSDTPNEEGRYYVRIWKGVPYYVQPTVWNRWGPAAWLTWALGLPLPGDDGETYYPGGFDVANLGPRYFEGKGRKSVGECVDVLEKEHRGQCPFGSNSNQSKLHFRGQF; this is encoded by the exons atgcccCTTACAAccgccttttccctttccactCTCACACCTCCAATCCATCAACTGCCAGTCTCGCCTCCCATCACCCTCATactcgccttcctcgcctaccttctcctcgtctccACTCTTCGCTTGCAGCGCGCGCGCAATCTTTACCGCGACTACCCACAGTATGCAAACCGTGCATCTATGTCCCAAATGACCGTCCATGATGCATGGGCCATACAAAAGAACATAATGCAACTCGAGTTCCCTACGACTGCAGTGAAAGCCCTTCAGTTTGCACTCTTTCGG ACATACGGCATCCCGACCATCTCTTCCCTACTTCTGCATACTTCCCAACTTTCAGACCCCGCCACCTCCTTCAAGCGCTATGCAGATACGGGTGCCCTTATCGGTCAGTTCGTGACATGCCCTCCTACTTCCTCTCGTGCGCGCACTGCCATTGCCCGAACCAAATTCCTACACTCCGGATACCGTGCCAGCGGTAGAATCCTCGAGTCTGACATGCTCTATACTCTGAGCCTATTTGCCACAGAACCCATCCGCTTTGTGGAGCGGTTCGAGTGGAGGGCAATGACGGAGTTGGAACAGTGTGCTATTGGAACTTACTGGAAAAGCCTGGGAGATGCGTTGGATATCAGCTATCATGCGTTACCGTCGGGAAAAAGCGGGTTCAGAGATGGCCTGCATTTCTTGGAAGAGCTCCGGCAGTGGAGTGACCAttatgaagaagagaacatGAGACCCGACCACCGGAACAGACTGGTCGCGAACAAGACGATGGATGTCATTGTTTACGGATTTCCCGAGTGGGTGAGAGGCGTCGCCGTCGGCTTCGCCACCTGTGTGATGGACAATAGATTGCGGGAAGCAATGAT GTACGAGGCGCCACCCATGTGGTATCGGAGGATTTTTATGGGGCTAGTAGCCCTACGGAAGTATTTTCTGCGATACTTTGGGCTTCCTCGGCCGATGGTTCTCCGACAAGAGGTTTTCAGCGATACTCCTAATGAGGAGGGTCGGTATTATGTTCGAATTTGGAAAGGAGTGCCATACTACGTGCAACCCACCGTCTGGAACCGCTGGGGTCCAGCGGCGTGGTTGACGTGGGCCCTAGGCCTTCCACTTCccggcgatgatggcgaaaCCTACTACCCCGGGGGCTTTGATGTAGCCAATTTGGGACCGAGGTACTTCGAAGGAAAGGGACGAAAGTCCGTAGGTGAGTGTGTAGATGTATTGGAAAAGGAACACAGGGGACAGTGTCCCTTTGGCAGTAACAGTAACCAGTCAAAGTTACATTTTCGTGGCCAGTTCTAG